A genomic stretch from Malus domestica chromosome 15, GDT2T_hap1 includes:
- the LOC103401150 gene encoding laccase-11-like — MASSCLRNRFLCAFVFVFCGFLGLITSPAEAAIKKYQFDVQVKNVSRLCHAKPIVTVNGRFPGPTIYVREGDRLQINVTNHAQYNMSIHWHGLKQYRNGWADGPAYVTQCPIQTGSSYTYGFNVTGQRGTLWWHAHILWLRATVYGAIVIVPKQGTPFPFPQPYRETEIILGEWWNVDVETFVNKANSLGLPPNSSDAHTINGKPGPLFPCSEKHTFTMVVEQGKTYLLRIINAALNDELFFGIAGHNLTVVEVDAVYTKPFTTQAILIAPGQTTNVLVKANQASGRYFMAARPFMDAPVPVDNKIATGILQYRGIPNTVLPSLPQLPNPNDTSFALRYNNNLRSLNAPNFPANVPLKVDRKLFYTIGFGKESCPSCFNGTRFVASLNNISFEMPQVGLLQAHYFNLKGVFKTDFPDRPSTPFNYTGAPLTSSLGTSTGTRLSKIAFNSTVELVLQDTNLLTVESHPFHLHGYNFFVVGTGIGNFDPAKDPAKYNLVDPVERNTVGVPTGGWTAIRFRADNPGVWFMHCHLELHTGWGLKTAFVVEDGPGSDQSVLPPPKDLPPC; from the exons ATGGCTAGCAGCTGCCTCCGGAACAGATTTTTGTGTGCGTTCGTGTTTGTTTTCTGCGGATTTCTTGGCTTAATCACTTCTCCAGCTGAAGCTGCTATAAAGAAATACCAGTTTGAT GTTCAAGTAAAGAATGTGAGCAGATTGTGCCATGCAAAACCGATTGTTACTGTAAATGGAAGGTTTCCAGGGCCTACGATATATGTCCGGGAAGGTGATAGACTTCAAATCAATGTTACAAACCATGCTCAATACAACATGTCAATTCACTG GCATGGATTGAAGCAGTACCGAAATGGTTGGGCAGATGGACCGGCTTATGTGACGCAATGTCCAATCCAGACCGGAAGTAGCTACACTTACGGCTTCAATGTGACAGGGCAAAGAGGAACTTTGTGGTGGCATGCACATATTCTTTGGCTAAGGGCTACTGTCTATGGAGCAATTGTGATCGTGCCTAAACAAGGAACTCCATTCCCATTCCCACAGCCGTATAGGGAAACTGAGATTATACTTGGAGAATGGTGGAATGTGGATGTGGAAACCTTTGTCAACAAAGCAAACAGCCTGGGATTGCCACCAAACTCCTCAGATGCTCACACCATCAATGGCAAGCCAGGGCCATTGTTTCCTTGCTCCGAGAAAC aTACTTTTACAATGGTGGTTGAGCAAGGGAAGACCTATCTCCTTCGAATCATCAACGCCGCTCTCAACGACGAACTTTTCTTCGGCATTGCTGGACACAACCTGACAGTGGTGGAGGTTGATGCAGTTTATACCAAACCCTTCACTACTCAAGCCATACTAATTGCACCAGGCCAGACCACAAACGTTTTGGTCAAAGCCAATCAAGCTTCAGGCAGATACTTCATGGCTGCTAGGCCTTTCATGGATGCTCCAGTTCCCGTAGACAACAAGATAGCCACTGGAATTCTCCAATACAGAGGAATTCCGAACACCGTCCTGCCAAGCCTTCCTCAATTGCCTAACCCTAACGACACGTCCTTCGCTTTAAGATACAACAATAATCTCCGGAGCCTAAACGCTCCAAACTTTCCGGCCAATGTGCCTCTCAAAGTCGACCGGAAACTCTTCTACACCATTGGTTTCGGGAAAGAATCATGCCCTAGTTGCTTCAACGGAACAAGATTTGTTGCTTCCTTGAACAACATCTCTTTCGAGATGCCGCAGGTGGGGCTTCTGCAAGCACATTACTTTAATCTCAAAGGGGTGTTCAAAACCGACTTCCCCGATAGGCCATCAACTCCTTTCAACTACACTGGTGCACCACTCACCTCCAGTCTTGGCACATCAACTGGAACTAGGCTGAGCAAGATTGCTTTCAATTCGACAGTTGAGCTGGTTTTACAAGACACGAATCTCCTAACCGTGGAATCGCATCCGTTCCATCTCCACGGATACAACTTCTTTGTTGTGGGAACTGGGATTGGGAATTTTGATCCTGCCAAGGACCCTGCTAAGTATAACTTGGTTGATCCTGTTGAGAGAAATACAGTTGGAGTCCCCACAGGTGGTTGGACTGCCATTCGGTTTAGAGCTGATAATCCAG GCGTTTGGTTCATGCACtgtcatttggagcttcatacTGGCTGGGGACTGAAAACAGCATTCGTCGTAGAAGATGGACCAGGATCGGATCAATCTGTTCTGCCTCCGCCTAAGGATCTTCCGCCTTGCTGA
- the LOC139191771 gene encoding uncharacterized protein, with translation MERHLFNRIITDVCNHDSYFVQKKDAYGVMGLLPEQKITATLRMLAKGAKSIILEAVASFDTWIWHAFFEVPGAQNDLNVFAQSPVFNDVLQGKAPKVMYVINGRRYDGPYYLADGIYPRKDVERCFGILQARWVIVKSAARMFDVESLRSIMMMCVILYNMIVEDEFDYDAVDEYEPEPDTMNNSRTRIHCAHDATEEPVQHEPLERDGRYNERVI, from the exons atggaacgacatttgttcaacagaatcataactgatgtttgcaaccatgattcttactttgtgcaaaagaaggatGCTTATGGTGTTATGGGTCTTTTGCCTGAGCAAAAAATCACTGCAACAttgcggatgcttgc aaaaggagcaaaatctatcattttggaggcagtggcatcttttgatacatggatatggCACGCCTTTTTCGAGGTTCCGGGGGCTCAAAATGATCTCAACGTctttgcccaatccccagtgttcaacgatgttctgcaaggaaaggcaccaaaagtcatgTATGTCATCAACGGACGTAGGtacgacgggccatactacctagctgacggcatttacccacg gaaggatgtggagcgttgttttggtatccttcaaGCTCGTTGGGTGATCGTCAAGAGTGCTGCCAGAATGTTCGATGTAGAgtcacttcgatccatcatgatgatgtgcGTCATTCTttacaacatgattgtggaagatgagttcgattatgatgcggttgatgaatatgagccagagccagacacgatgaacaattcaagaacacggatACATTGTGCGCATGATGCCaccgaagaacccgtgcaacacgagccattagaaagggatggacgttacaatgaaagggtcatttaa
- the LOC103401151 gene encoding ultraviolet-B receptor UVR8 has translation MKGGLGSLVKGPRAVNAIIQKLQRCMSSGTAAVMSFGDGNHGALGLPTSLMGLGVDAYEPIRVPSLPPDVTSVAAGHYHSLAVTSQGQLWAWGRDLEAQLGRGLPSPRDSWNEPKRVTGLDQVNVCATFASGVVSAAIGDDGSLWVWGKSKRGQLGLGNQVTGAMVPSRVEALSGEKIIKVSFGWGHALALSEDGKLFGWGYSADGRLGSITESLEPSLLESRAGLSNKELSSSTVEAAEKLVLEGMAKENDMPIVWEPSLVRELHSVEVVDISCGFDHSLILCGDGTLLSCGSNVYGQLGREKQDLGLFPVDISFRPTSIASGLGHSLAICQVPSSNVIKGAEDIVTWGWNQSSQLGRGGSENIPLVVEGLEGEIPVSVSGGRVHSIALTSKGEVWVWGCGKNGRLGLGSSCDEAEPILLDSVEGCQVLQAVSGFDHNLVLIAE, from the exons ATGAAAGGAGGACTGGGATCCCTGGTGAAGGGGCCTCGTGCGGTTAACGCGATCATTCAAAAGCTGCAGAGATGCATGAGCAGCGGAACCGCCGCAGTCATGAGCTTTGGCGACGGAAACCACGGTGCTCTGGGCCTGCCGACTTCCCTCATGGGACTCGGCGTCGACGCTTACGAACCCATCCGGGTCCCTTCTCTGCCTCCTGATGTCACCAGCGTCGCCGCTGGGCACTACCACTCCCTCGCTGTCACTTCCCAAGGGCAGCTCTGGGCTTGGGGCCGAGACCTTGAAGCCCAGCTAGGCCGCGGACTGCCTTCTCCCAG AGATTCATGGAATGAACCAAAGAGAGTAACTGGGTTGGATCAAGTAAACGTTTGTGCTACATTTGCGTCCGGTGTTGTTTCTGCAGCCATTGGAGATGATGGTTCTTTGTGGGTTTGGGGAAAGTCGAAGCGTGGCCAGCTTGGTCTTGGAAATCAAGTCACCGGGGCCATGGTACCTTCCAGAGTTGAAGCACTATCAGGAGAGAAAATAATTAAG GTATCATTTGGTTGGGGGCATGCTCTTGCACTGAGTGAGGATGGAAAATTGTTTGGTTGGGGTTATTCAGCCGATGGTAGGTTAGGAAGCATTACAGAATCCTTGGAGCCGTCTCTACTGGAATCAAGGGCAGGTTTGAGTAATAAGGAACTATCAAGTTCAACTGTGGAAGCTGCGGAGAAGCTGGTTTTAGAAGGAATGGCTAAGGAGAATGACATGCCGATAGTTTGGGAACCTAGTTTAGTGAGAGAACTACATTCTGTTGAAGTTGTAGACATTTCATGTGGTTTTGATCATTCATTAATTCTTTGCG GTGATGGAACACTACTAAGTTGTGGGAGCAACGTATATGGTCAGTTGGGCAGAGAAAAACAGGATTTGGGATTGTTCCCTGTTGACATAAGCTTCCGTCCCACATCAATAGCATCAGGGCTTGGCCATTCTTTGGCAATTTGCCAGGTTCCATCGTCGAATGTTATAAAAGGAGCTGAAGACATTGTTACATGGGGGTGGAATCAAAGTTCTCAGCTTGGAAGAGGTGGATCGGAGAATATTCCATTGGTGGTTGAAGGGTTGGAAGGGGAAATCCCTGTCTCAGTGTCAGGAGGGCGTGTGCATTCCATTGCTCTCACATCCAAGGGAGAAGTGTGGGTTTGGGGTTGTGGTAAGAATGGAAGATTAGGGTTAGGAAGCTCCTGTGATGAAGCAGAACCGATTTTGCTCGACTCTGTAGAGGGTTGTCAAGTTTTACAAGCTGTGTCTGGATTTGATCATAATCTTGTCCTGATTGCGGAGTGA